From the genome of Papaver somniferum cultivar HN1 chromosome 2, ASM357369v1, whole genome shotgun sequence, one region includes:
- the LOC113352158 gene encoding 11-beta-hydroxysteroid dehydrogenase 1B-like — protein sequence MEQLLIHNILNLFVPPIIFIFLCIITPPYYLFKLINSILIKPLFFVEDMTGKVVLVTGASSGIGEQLVYEYARRKARLVIVARRKNLLEEVAKKARQLGSPDVLVVCADVTKVDDCERLIEETINYFGRLDRLVNNAGITSLCPFKEVKNILNFAPIMDVNFWGSVYTTHFAIPYLLKSKGRIVVIASVTGWLPAPRLTFYVASKAALIHFYDTLRVELQHDGVKITIASPGVTDSEITQGKTLSKEAVMQVDKENMDVGYVSTKPISSEFCAKMIVNGPCRGDRSITEPAYFGAFYLLKVFFPEIVHWIFTWINSSLESAITSPQPTDSPRYLVQFKS from the exons atggaaCAACTCCTAATTCACAACATCTTAAACCTGTTTGTTCCTCCTATCATTTTCATCTTTCTCTGTATCATCACACCTCCTTATTACCTCTTCAAGCTTATCAACTCCATCTTAATCAAACCTCTTTTCTTCGTCGAAGACATGACTGGGAAAGTTGTGTTAGTTACTGGTGCTTCATCCGGCATTGGCGAG CAACTTGTCTATGAATATGCAAGACGAAAAGCTCGCCTAGTCATTGTTGCAAGAAGAAAGAATCTTCTTGAAGAAGTTGCAAAGAAAGCCCGTCAACTCGGATCCCCTGATGTTTTAGTTGTATGCGCAGATGTTACTAAAGTCGATGATTGTGAACGATTGATCGAAGAAACTATAAATTACTTTGGACGCT TGGATCGTTTGGTGAATAATGCTGGAATCACAAGTTTATGCCCATTTAAGGAAGTCAAGAACATACTCAATTTCGCACCTATTATG GATGTTAACTTTTGGGGATCAGTTTATACAACTCATTTTGCAATTCCGTACCTTCTAAAAAGCAAAGGTAGAATTGTTGTGATTGCTTCAGTCACCGGATGGTTGCCTGCACCAAGACTTACCTTTTACGTT GCTAGTAAAGCTGCATTGATACACTTCTACGATACACTCAGAGTTGAGCTCCAACATGATGGGGTCAAAATAACGATAGCGTCTCCAGGTGTAACTGATTCAGAGATTACCCAAGGAAAGACCTTAAGCAAGGAAGCTGTAATGCAAGTTGACAAAGAGAACATGGATGTAGGATATGTTA GCACAAAGCCTATTAGTTCAGAATTTTGTGCAAAGATGATTGTGAATGGACCATGCAGAGGAGATAGATCGATAACTGAACCAGCTTATTTTGGAGCATTTTATCTATTAAAAGTATTTTTTCCAGAGATTGTTCATTGGATTTTTACCTGGATCAACTCCTCTCTCGAATCTGCTATTACTAGTCCACAACCGACTGATTCACCCCGGTACCTAGTTCAGTtcaaatcatag